From a single Solanum dulcamara chromosome 4, daSolDulc1.2, whole genome shotgun sequence genomic region:
- the LOC129884969 gene encoding universal stress protein PHOS34-like: MAATQTMIFALDDTDHSFYALEWTLDHFFAAPQSLFKLIIVHVKTTPTSVVGLAGPGTSDVLVLVEKDIKKTAQRVCEKAKQLCDAKRVSDVTFDVIEGDARNVLCDAVDKHHATVLVMGSHGYGAFKRAVLGSVSDYCSHHARSSVMIVKKPKTKN; the protein is encoded by the exons atggcAGCAACACAGACCATGATTTTTGCCCTGGATGACACTGACCACAGTTTCTACGCCCTAGAATGGACACTTGACCATTTTTTTGCCGCACCTCAATCCCTTTTTAAGCTCATCATTGTTCACGTTAAAACCACTCCAACTTCTGTCGTAGGTCTTGCTGGTCCAG GAACAAGTGACGTGCTGGTACTGGTAGAAAAAGATATTAAAAAGACAGCCCAGAGAGTTTGCGAGAAGGCAAAACAATTATGCGACGCTAAAAGGGTGAGTGATGTAACATTTGATGTTATTGAAGGAGATGCTAGAAATGTGCTGTGTGATGCTGTTGACAAGCACCATGCCACTGTTTTGGTCATGGGCAGCCATGGTTACGGAGCTTTCAAAAG GGCTGTTTTGGGCAGCGTAAGTGACTACTGCTCTCACCATGCTCGTTCCTCCGTGATGATTGTGAAGAAGCCAAAGACAAAgaattga